In Thauera aromatica K172, one DNA window encodes the following:
- the dnaN gene encoding DNA polymerase III subunit beta, which yields MLLLTTTRDALLAPLQSVAGIVEKRHTLPILSNVLIEKHGDQLTMLATDIEIQIRTTTGGHIGGEDAAITVGARKLQDILRALPDSAEVSLTLDDKRLTLKAGRSRFQLQTLPAADYPRLSPPDGDSARLTIGQRTFKRQLAQVSYAMAQQDIRYYLNGLLLIADGGELRMVATDGHRLAYAASALEAPFAAQGGTRTEAILPRKTVLELARQLADNDDPLEILLAGNQAVFRFGPIELVTKLIDGKFPDYERVIPQAHPNLVSFARQPLLAALQRAAILTTDKFRGVRMVLEDGVLKIVSTNAEQEEAQDELEIDYHGDKLDIGFNVTYLLDVLNNLSSDTIDWHFNDGNSSVLITLPGNDQFKYVVMPMRI from the coding sequence ATGCTCCTGCTCACCACCACCCGCGATGCGCTCCTCGCCCCGCTGCAGTCGGTCGCCGGCATCGTCGAAAAACGCCACACCCTGCCGATCCTGTCGAACGTGCTGATCGAAAAGCACGGCGACCAGCTGACGATGCTCGCCACCGACATCGAGATCCAGATCCGCACCACCACCGGCGGCCACATCGGCGGCGAGGACGCCGCGATCACCGTCGGCGCGCGCAAGCTGCAGGACATCCTGCGCGCCCTGCCCGACAGCGCCGAAGTCAGCCTGACGCTCGACGACAAGCGCCTCACGCTCAAAGCCGGTCGCAGCCGCTTCCAGCTCCAGACCCTGCCTGCGGCCGACTACCCGCGCCTGTCCCCGCCCGACGGCGACAGCGCCCGCCTCACCATCGGCCAGCGCACGTTCAAGCGCCAGCTCGCCCAGGTGTCCTACGCGATGGCGCAGCAGGACATCCGCTACTACCTCAACGGCCTGCTGCTGATCGCCGACGGCGGCGAACTGCGCATGGTCGCCACCGACGGCCACCGCCTGGCCTACGCCGCTTCCGCGCTCGAAGCTCCCTTCGCCGCGCAGGGCGGCACGCGCACCGAAGCGATCCTGCCGCGCAAGACCGTGCTCGAACTCGCCCGCCAGCTCGCCGACAACGACGACCCGCTCGAGATCCTGCTCGCCGGCAACCAGGCGGTATTCCGCTTCGGCCCGATCGAACTCGTCACCAAGCTCATCGACGGCAAGTTCCCCGACTACGAGCGCGTCATCCCGCAGGCTCATCCCAATCTGGTCAGCTTCGCCCGCCAGCCGCTCCTGGCCGCGCTGCAGCGTGCCGCGATCCTGACCACCGACAAGTTCCGCGGCGTGCGCATGGTGCTCGAGGACGGCGTGCTCAAAATCGTCAGCACCAACGCCGAGCAGGAAGAAGCCCAGGACGAACTCGAAATCGACTACCACGGCGACAAGCTCGACATCGGCTTCAACGTCACCTACCTGCTCGACGTGCTCAACAACCTCAGCTCCGACACCATCGACTGGCACTTCAACGACGGCAACTCCAGCGTCCTGATCACCCTGCCGGGCAACGACCAGTTCAAGTATGTCGTGATGCCGATGCGGATCTGA
- the dnaA gene encoding chromosomal replication initiator protein DnaA: MTQDFWSFCLSRLEQELPQQQFNTWIKTLRAEAGEAGAWVLLAPNRFVLQWVRERYLRRILELGEEFAGVPLPVDLQLPAAGTARSTRSAATAGPASSPPPGPSAAPPHDSIPPARDDTAPMAADAAVDDPVPPAPVRPRRSAAPGAGGRDAEPSSGLELAYEKTRLNPDFTFDTLVTGRANDLARAAAMQVAQNPGTSYNPLFVYGGVGLGKTHLVHAIGNAVFKHNPRAVIRYVHVEDYYADVVRAYQQKSFDAFKRYYRSLDMLIIDDIQFFNNKNRTQEEFFHAFNALTEARKQIVITCDTYPKDIQGLEDRLISRFDWGLTVQIEPPELEMRVAILKKKAEALRVIVDDDVAFLIAKNLRSNVRELEGALNKVVAYARFHGRQIGLEVAKEALKDLLHAHNRQLSIEHIQKTVADYYKIKVADMHSKKRTRVIARPRQVAMWLAKELTPMSLPAIGEAFGGRDHTTVLHACRTITELRLGDHQLNHDVHVLTQVLRG; encoded by the coding sequence GTGACTCAAGATTTCTGGTCCTTCTGCCTGTCGCGCCTTGAACAGGAACTGCCCCAGCAGCAGTTCAACACCTGGATCAAGACCTTGCGGGCCGAAGCCGGCGAAGCCGGCGCGTGGGTACTGCTCGCGCCCAACCGTTTCGTGCTGCAGTGGGTGCGCGAGCGCTACCTGCGCCGCATCCTCGAACTGGGAGAAGAATTCGCCGGCGTGCCGCTGCCGGTCGACCTGCAGCTGCCCGCCGCCGGAACCGCGCGCAGCACACGCTCCGCGGCCACCGCCGGGCCGGCGTCTTCGCCCCCTCCCGGGCCATCGGCAGCGCCCCCCCACGACTCCATCCCGCCGGCCCGTGACGACACCGCCCCGATGGCGGCCGACGCAGCGGTCGACGACCCCGTTCCGCCCGCTCCCGTGCGCCCCCGGCGCAGCGCCGCGCCGGGGGCCGGCGGCCGGGACGCCGAACCGTCCTCCGGCCTCGAACTCGCCTACGAGAAGACCCGCCTCAACCCGGACTTCACCTTCGACACCCTGGTCACCGGCCGCGCCAACGACCTCGCCCGCGCCGCGGCGATGCAGGTGGCGCAGAATCCCGGCACCTCCTACAACCCGCTGTTCGTCTACGGCGGCGTCGGCCTGGGCAAGACCCACCTCGTGCACGCGATCGGCAACGCCGTGTTCAAGCACAACCCGCGCGCGGTGATCCGCTACGTGCACGTCGAGGACTACTACGCCGACGTCGTGCGCGCCTACCAGCAAAAGAGCTTCGACGCGTTCAAGCGCTATTACCGCTCGCTCGACATGCTGATCATCGACGACATCCAGTTCTTCAACAACAAGAACCGGACGCAGGAAGAGTTCTTCCACGCCTTCAACGCCCTCACCGAGGCGAGGAAGCAGATCGTCATCACCTGCGACACCTATCCGAAGGACATCCAGGGCCTGGAAGACCGCCTCATTTCGCGCTTCGACTGGGGCCTGACGGTGCAGATCGAGCCGCCCGAGCTCGAGATGCGCGTCGCCATCCTGAAGAAGAAGGCCGAGGCCCTGCGCGTGATCGTGGACGACGACGTCGCCTTCCTCATCGCCAAGAACCTGCGCTCGAACGTGCGCGAGCTCGAAGGTGCACTCAACAAGGTCGTCGCCTACGCCCGCTTCCACGGCCGCCAGATCGGCCTCGAAGTGGCCAAGGAAGCGCTCAAGGATCTGCTCCACGCGCACAACCGCCAGCTCAGCATCGAGCACATCCAGAAGACCGTCGCCGACTACTACAAGATCAAGGTCGCCGACATGCACTCGAAAAAGCGCACCCGCGTGATCGCCCGCCCGCGCCAGGTGGCGATGTGGCTGGCGAAGGAACTCACGCCGATGTCGCTGCCGGCGATCGGCGAAGCCTTTGGCGGCCGCGACCACACCACCGTGCTCCACGCCTGCCGCACGATCACCGAGCTGCGCCTCGGCGACCACCAGCTCAACCATGACGTTCACGTGCTCACCCAGGTCCTGCGCGGTTGA